Proteins found in one Candidatus Thermoplasmatota archaeon genomic segment:
- a CDS encoding sulfide-dependent adenosine diphosphate thiazole synthase, whose amino-acid sequence MGIDDIVVTRVIFDRFSKEFKDCFEVDVAIAGAGPAGLTAARYLAKAGKKVVVFERKLSVGGGMWGGGMTFPVIVVQGESKHILEEAKIKIKDEKDGYYSADSIEAITKLCSSAIDAGARVFNAISVEDVLIDKKRVNGFVINWSPVGMAGLHVDPLSIRAKYCIDATGHAAEVCRIVMRKVGRLNTPSGKIEEEKSMCAEIGEKTVVENTKEVYPGLFVAGMGANAVYGAPRMGPIFGGMLLSGKKAAELILKKL is encoded by the coding sequence ATGGGGATTGATGATATTGTTGTAACAAGGGTTATATTCGACCGTTTCTCAAAAGAGTTTAAGGATTGCTTCGAGGTTGATGTTGCTATTGCTGGTGCTGGTCCTGCTGGTTTAACTGCTGCTAGATATTTGGCTAAAGCTGGTAAAAAGGTTGTAGTTTTTGAGCGTAAACTTTCTGTTGGTGGTGGTATGTGGGGTGGTGGTATGACGTTTCCAGTTATTGTTGTTCAAGGGGAATCTAAACACATTCTTGAGGAAGCAAAAATAAAAATAAAGGATGAGAAAGATGGGTATTATAGTGCTGATTCTATAGAGGCAATCACAAAGCTTTGTTCGTCTGCAATTGATGCTGGTGCCAGAGTTTTCAACGCGATTTCTGTTGAGGATGTACTAATTGATAAAAAAAGGGTGAATGGTTTTGTAATAAATTGGAGCCCTGTTGGAATGGCTGGTCTGCATGTTGATCCGCTGTCTATACGTGCAAAATACTGTATTGATGCAACAGGTCATGCTGCTGAGGTTTGTAGAATTGTGATGAGAAAGGTTGGCAGGCTTAATACACCTAGTGGAAAAATTGAGGAAGAAAAATCTATGTGTGCAGAGATTGGTGAGAAAACAGTTGTTGAAAATACTAAAGAGGTTTATCCTGGTCTGTTTGTTGCTGGTATGGGTGCTAATGCTGTTTATGGTGCACCACGTATGGGACCGATATTTGGTGGTATGCTTTTGTCTGGTAAAAAAGCTGCTGAACTTATTTTGAAAAAACTATAA
- the rimI gene encoding ribosomal protein S18-alanine N-acetyltransferase yields the protein MLTIRKFQPDDMFSIVKLASETLTENYNPSIFNYFYETFPDGIWVAEKLNKIIGFIIGVKTGEEKGRILMLSVEEKNRRQNIGTTLLKNLLSELVKHNVKYIELEVRTDNKKAIQFYQKHGFRIVDTIKNFYQNGENAYLMTKII from the coding sequence GTGTTAACAATCAGAAAATTTCAACCAGATGACATGTTTTCAATAGTAAAACTAGCATCCGAGACACTAACGGAAAACTACAACCCAAGCATATTCAACTATTTCTACGAAACATTCCCAGATGGAATATGGGTAGCAGAGAAATTAAACAAAATAATCGGGTTTATCATAGGAGTAAAAACAGGTGAAGAAAAAGGACGCATACTAATGCTATCAGTAGAAGAAAAAAACAGGAGACAAAACATAGGTACCACTCTATTAAAAAACCTACTTAGCGAACTTGTTAAACACAATGTTAAATACATCGAACTAGAAGTTAGAACCGATAACAAAAAAGCAATACAGTTCTATCAGAAACATGGTTTTAGAATAGTTGACACAATAAAAAATTTTTATCAAAACGGGGAAAACGCTTACCTCATGACAAAGATCATCTAA
- a CDS encoding UPF0058 family protein → MQKDELIQLHTFLLQLKTHLECMVKNNGGEEFAYYQKLNVTPYQVYKSKREHKLAVFALSKGIADLLSNNNHPGLEKISNRLDQMATRFMTNKEKEELKRS, encoded by the coding sequence ATGCAGAAAGATGAATTAATACAACTCCACACTTTCTTGCTACAATTGAAAACACATCTTGAATGCATGGTTAAGAACAATGGGGGGGAGGAGTTTGCGTACTATCAAAAACTGAATGTTACACCATATCAGGTATACAAGTCTAAACGGGAACATAAACTTGCGGTTTTTGCTCTTAGTAAAGGTATAGCTGATCTTCTGTCAAATAACAATCACCCTGGTTTAGAGAAGATTTCTAATAGACTTGATCAGATGGCAACAAGGTTCATGACAAACAAAGAAAAAGAAGAATTGAAACGAAGTTAG
- the dnaG gene encoding DNA primase DnaG has translation MVIDPATTKYLIKARIKAEGIIEKSDVVGAIFGQTEGLLGDELDLRELQRSARVGRIEVELDSKNGKSEGVITLPTSLDKVETVILAAAFESIDRVGPCKATITTEEVEDVRVVRRKKVIERAKEILNKVIEESKIEGESITDNVRQAVQVEEIIHYGPDHCPAGPNVDKSDSIIVVEGRRDVLNLLKYGIKNVIAVGGTNIPKTVIDLTKERVTTAFVDGDRGGELILKELLQTADIDFVARAPQTREVEEIPQKLITKALKNKIPAEQYAEMYDIKYEKDKESKDRKEIMIREMVEKEKEEEKTMRQKTEEIVEEEKPKIITEEQKKYGAVLEEIAGSLKAVLFDKNNKEIKKIPVRELTDALKKSDNIAVVIFDGIITQRLLDIADSKNVKEIIGMKRGNVVKMPTSVRVLTKKDLE, from the coding sequence ATGGTTATAGATCCAGCAACAACAAAATACTTGATTAAGGCTCGTATAAAAGCAGAAGGCATAATAGAAAAATCAGATGTAGTCGGAGCTATATTTGGGCAAACTGAAGGACTTTTAGGCGACGAATTAGACTTAAGAGAATTACAAAGATCAGCAAGAGTAGGGAGAATAGAGGTAGAACTCGACTCTAAAAATGGTAAAAGCGAAGGAGTCATAACACTACCCACATCACTTGACAAAGTAGAAACAGTCATACTCGCAGCAGCATTTGAGAGCATAGACCGGGTAGGGCCGTGCAAAGCAACAATAACCACCGAGGAAGTAGAGGATGTAAGAGTAGTAAGAAGAAAAAAGGTTATCGAAAGAGCAAAAGAAATACTAAACAAGGTGATAGAAGAAAGCAAAATAGAAGGAGAAAGCATAACAGATAATGTTAGACAAGCGGTACAAGTTGAAGAGATAATACACTATGGACCAGACCACTGCCCAGCAGGACCAAATGTTGACAAAAGTGATTCAATAATTGTTGTAGAGGGCAGACGTGATGTACTCAATCTGCTGAAATATGGTATTAAAAACGTTATAGCAGTCGGAGGAACAAACATACCAAAAACAGTTATAGATTTAACCAAAGAGAGAGTAACAACAGCCTTTGTAGATGGAGATAGAGGCGGCGAACTAATACTAAAAGAATTACTGCAAACAGCTGACATAGACTTTGTAGCAAGAGCACCACAAACAAGAGAAGTAGAAGAAATACCACAGAAACTTATAACGAAAGCATTGAAAAACAAGATACCAGCTGAGCAATATGCTGAGATGTATGACATAAAATACGAAAAAGATAAAGAAAGCAAAGACAGAAAAGAAATTATGATCCGAGAGATGGTTGAGAAAGAAAAAGAAGAAGAAAAAACTATGAGACAAAAAACAGAGGAAATAGTAGAAGAAGAAAAACCAAAAATTATAACAGAGGAACAGAAAAAATATGGTGCGGTACTAGAAGAAATAGCAGGTTCTTTAAAAGCAGTGTTATTTGATAAAAACAACAAAGAAATCAAAAAAATACCTGTTAGGGAGTTAACAGACGCGTTGAAAAAAAGCGACAACATAGCCGTGGTTATATTCGATGGTATAATAACACAGAGGCTACTAGATATAGCTGACAGTAAGAACGTTAAAGAAATAATTGGTATGAAGAGGGGCAATGTAGTGAAAATGCCTACATCAGTTAGAGTATTGACAAAAAAAGATCTGGAATAA
- the metG gene encoding methionine--tRNA ligase, which translates to MKEKIYIGVAWPYANGSLHLGHIAGCYLPADIFARYNRMVGRDVLMVSGSDEHGTPITITAENEKTTPKAIVDRYHAEHATNMKQLGISFDLFTRTTTENHEKTVQEIFLELYQKKYIYKKSVDAFYCKNCERFLPDRYVEGTCPHCSYDTARGDQCDNCGKLLDTFELKNVRCKICGGTPVVQKTEHLFFALSAFEKKLLDWIKDKNYWKSNVLKFTNNWLQNGLKDRAITRDINWGVRVPVFGFENKRIYVWFDAVIGYLSASKEWSKKHYKPAKWEEWWKNPKAKHYYFLAKDNIPFHSIIWPCILMGYDESLNLPYDLPANEYLMLKGEQFSKSRGVGIWVPEILQRFDADVIRYYLSINMPENKDTNWLWDDFVAKNNDELVGTYGNFVHRVVTFTHNAFGKIPEKGKLNDLDEKAIKKIEETYKEVGESIDGCSFKKGLRSAMNLAQFGNVYFNQNKPWELIKSDRERCGTVLHVCLRIVQALAVFMAPYLPFSSDEIWRMLGNKESVHIVSWDSALNEINVGSPIEKPKPLFKKLVLDDFMVGTDPFSKLDLRVAKVVDVKDHPQADTLYLLQVDLGAFGKRVIVAGMKPYYKHDEIKGKSIVVVANLKPAKIRGVESKGMLLAAEDTDKVVSLLNPGDANPGSRITVEGIPHEPVSTLEFEDFKKVEMVIGDNQEATYHGKNLMSEKGKVVSDRTVKKGAKIL; encoded by the coding sequence ATGAAAGAGAAGATATACATTGGGGTGGCATGGCCATATGCAAACGGGTCGCTTCATCTTGGACATATAGCTGGTTGTTATCTACCAGCTGATATATTCGCACGCTACAACAGAATGGTTGGTAGAGACGTTTTAATGGTTTCTGGTAGTGACGAGCATGGTACACCTATAACTATCACTGCTGAGAACGAGAAGACTACACCCAAAGCAATTGTTGATCGCTACCACGCGGAACACGCAACAAACATGAAACAGCTCGGTATATCCTTTGATTTGTTTACTCGTACCACTACAGAGAACCATGAGAAAACCGTACAAGAAATCTTTTTAGAGTTGTATCAAAAAAAATATATTTACAAAAAAAGTGTTGATGCTTTTTATTGCAAAAACTGTGAACGTTTTTTACCTGATCGCTATGTTGAGGGGACATGTCCTCATTGTTCTTATGATACGGCACGTGGTGATCAATGCGATAACTGTGGGAAACTATTAGATACCTTTGAGTTGAAAAATGTTCGATGTAAAATTTGTGGTGGAACACCAGTTGTTCAAAAAACCGAACACCTTTTTTTTGCTCTGAGTGCATTTGAGAAGAAGTTGTTAGACTGGATTAAGGATAAAAATTATTGGAAGTCAAACGTGTTAAAGTTTACTAATAACTGGTTGCAGAATGGTTTAAAGGATCGTGCTATAACTAGAGATATTAATTGGGGTGTTCGTGTTCCGGTTTTTGGTTTCGAAAACAAGAGGATCTATGTTTGGTTTGATGCTGTTATTGGTTATCTTTCAGCGAGTAAAGAATGGTCCAAGAAACATTATAAACCTGCAAAGTGGGAGGAGTGGTGGAAAAACCCGAAGGCGAAACATTATTATTTTTTAGCAAAAGACAACATCCCGTTTCATTCAATTATCTGGCCATGTATCCTTATGGGTTACGATGAATCTTTGAATCTCCCCTATGATCTTCCTGCTAACGAGTACCTCATGTTGAAGGGTGAACAGTTTTCTAAAAGTAGGGGTGTTGGTATCTGGGTTCCTGAGATTCTGCAACGTTTCGATGCAGATGTAATCAGATATTATTTGTCTATTAATATGCCTGAGAATAAGGATACGAACTGGTTATGGGATGATTTTGTGGCAAAAAACAATGATGAGCTTGTTGGGACATATGGTAATTTTGTTCATAGGGTTGTTACGTTTACGCATAATGCTTTTGGTAAAATCCCTGAAAAAGGTAAGTTAAATGATTTAGATGAAAAGGCGATTAAAAAAATTGAGGAAACCTATAAAGAAGTGGGTGAATCAATAGACGGTTGCAGCTTCAAAAAAGGTCTTAGATCAGCTATGAATCTTGCCCAGTTCGGTAATGTTTATTTTAATCAGAATAAACCCTGGGAGCTCATAAAATCAGACAGGGAGCGTTGCGGCACTGTGTTACATGTTTGTTTGAGGATTGTGCAGGCGTTGGCTGTTTTTATGGCACCGTATCTACCTTTTTCATCTGATGAGATATGGAGGATGCTTGGTAATAAAGAATCTGTACATATAGTTAGTTGGGATTCTGCTTTGAATGAAATAAATGTTGGTAGTCCTATTGAAAAACCAAAACCGTTATTTAAGAAACTAGTGTTGGATGATTTTATGGTTGGTACCGATCCGTTTTCAAAGCTTGATTTACGTGTTGCAAAGGTTGTTGATGTTAAGGATCACCCGCAGGCAGATACTTTGTATTTGTTACAGGTTGATCTCGGTGCATTTGGTAAACGTGTTATTGTAGCTGGTATGAAACCTTACTATAAACATGATGAAATCAAGGGTAAATCTATCGTGGTTGTTGCTAACCTTAAACCCGCGAAGATACGTGGTGTTGAATCTAAAGGTATGCTTCTAGCTGCTGAGGATACAGATAAAGTGGTTTCGTTGTTGAACCCTGGTGATGCAAATCCTGGTTCAAGGATAACTGTTGAAGGTATACCGCATGAACCAGTTAGTACTCTAGAGTTTGAGGATTTCAAAAAAGTTGAAATGGTAATTGGGGATAACCAGGAAGCAACCTATCATGGTAAGAATCTAATGAGTGAAAAAGGTAAGGTTGTTTCAGACAGAACTGTTAAAAAGGGAGCAAAGATACTATAA